A genomic region of bacterium contains the following coding sequences:
- the rlmN gene encoding 23S rRNA (adenine(2503)-C(2))-methyltransferase RlmN: protein MKKINIKGLSKSELSDFIYDLREKEYRAKQIWSWIYKKGVNDFNEMTDISKELRNRLNETAFISSLKLSDESSSIDTDTRKFIWELKDGLFVESVYIPEGKRRTICISTQVGCAMGCKFCATGKMGFFRNLEPDEIIDQVLRIREITGKQPTNIVVMGMGEPLLNYDNLMKALSIIRDNEGIAIGHRKITISTAGIVPQIRRYLQNKEPYNLAISLNAATDKVRSQIMPVNNKYPIDMLIEAVKEYSTFHRKRITFEYVLLKDVNDTRDQANALKKLLRNIPCKINLIPYNETTKIFRRPDDRRIMEFTESLRTMHAAVTLRLSKGDDIQGACGQLAVKNSKNYAGRTTSDR from the coding sequence ATGAAAAAAATTAATATAAAAGGATTATCTAAATCCGAACTCAGCGATTTTATCTATGATCTAAGAGAAAAAGAGTATCGTGCAAAACAGATTTGGTCATGGATATACAAAAAAGGAGTTAATGATTTTAATGAGATGACAGACATCTCCAAAGAATTGAGAAATCGGCTAAATGAAACTGCATTTATCAGCAGCCTTAAACTTTCTGACGAATCTTCATCTATAGACACTGATACACGTAAATTTATATGGGAGCTTAAGGATGGCCTTTTTGTGGAATCTGTGTACATACCTGAAGGAAAGAGAAGGACGATATGTATTTCCACTCAGGTCGGCTGTGCAATGGGATGTAAATTCTGCGCAACAGGTAAAATGGGTTTTTTCAGAAATCTTGAACCTGATGAAATAATTGATCAGGTACTCAGAATCCGGGAAATCACCGGCAAACAGCCAACAAATATTGTTGTTATGGGTATGGGAGAGCCTCTGTTAAATTATGACAATCTCATGAAAGCTCTTTCCATAATCAGGGACAATGAGGGAATTGCAATAGGCCACAGAAAAATCACTATTTCCACTGCAGGCATTGTTCCTCAAATACGCCGGTATTTACAAAACAAGGAGCCTTATAATCTCGCAATATCCTTAAACGCTGCGACAGATAAAGTAAGATCCCAAATCATGCCTGTTAACAACAAATATCCGATAGATATGCTTATTGAAGCTGTAAAAGAATATTCCACCTTTCATAGAAAAAGAATCACTTTTGAATATGTGCTTCTGAAAGATGTAAACGATACCCGTGACCAGGCAAATGCATTAAAAAAACTTTTGAGAAACATCCCATGCAAAATTAATCTTATACCATATAATGAAACCACCAAAATCTTTCGCAGGCCTGATGATAGACGCATTATGGAATTTACAGAATCATTGCGTACAATGCATGCAGCTGTTACATTGCGCCTTAGCAAGGGAGATGACATTCAGGGTGCATGCGGCCAGCTTGCAGTAAAAAATTCAAAAAACTACGCAGGGAGAACAACAAGTGACAGATAA